A genome region from Haloimpatiens massiliensis includes the following:
- a CDS encoding 2Fe-2S iron-sulfur cluster-binding protein, translated as MKNVTLTIDGQKVTVTEDYTILEAAKKLGIEIPALCYDPNLEIVAACRMCLVEIEGSRKLQTSCSTKVSEGMIVNTETDRVVKMRKEILQLLLDSHPNDCLTCQKAGECLLQKYAYRYNVKFRQHDGAVRPRIIDTSSPYILKDDSKCILCGKCVRTCNAISDRKVLSFAGRGYNTRIVLDADKTLETSKCVSCNRCVTVCPVGALIDKRQMGKTRVWDAEIKTVNCKVCDYGCKFEVLSKNNKNIAVKAKNPSNGRPLCLKGRLTTELMNLDKPDKPYKKIDGKFVQCTWAKAIGMEDVINKIEEVENSQEK; from the coding sequence ATGAAAAATGTAACTCTTACTATAGATGGACAGAAAGTAACAGTCACTGAAGATTATACTATATTAGAAGCAGCAAAAAAGCTCGGCATTGAAATTCCTGCTTTGTGCTATGATCCTAATTTAGAAATAGTAGCTGCTTGTAGAATGTGTTTAGTTGAAATAGAGGGGAGTAGAAAATTACAAACATCTTGTTCTACAAAAGTGTCAGAAGGTATGATTGTAAATACTGAAACAGATAGAGTTGTTAAAATGAGAAAAGAAATATTACAACTTCTATTAGATAGTCATCCAAATGACTGCTTAACTTGCCAAAAAGCTGGAGAATGTTTATTACAAAAATATGCATATAGATATAATGTTAAATTTAGACAACATGATGGAGCTGTGAGACCAAGAATTATAGATACTTCAAGTCCATATATATTAAAAGATGATAGTAAGTGTATATTATGCGGAAAATGCGTAAGAACCTGTAATGCAATAAGTGATAGAAAGGTCTTATCCTTTGCTGGCAGAGGATATAATACTAGAATAGTTTTAGATGCTGATAAAACTCTTGAAACTTCTAAATGTGTATCTTGTAATCGATGTGTGACAGTTTGTCCTGTGGGTGCATTAATAGATAAAAGGCAAATGGGAAAAACTAGAGTTTGGGATGCTGAGATTAAAACTGTAAATTGTAAAGTATGTGATTATGGTTGTAAGTTTGAAGTATTATCTAAGAATAATAAAAACATAGCAGTAAAGGCTAAAAATCCTTCAAATGGCAGACCTTTATGTTTAAAAGGAAGGTTGACTACAGAACTTATGAATTTAGATAAACCTGACAAGCCATATAAAAAGATTGACGGAAAATTTGTTCAATGTACTTGGGCAAAGGCTATAGGTATGGAAGATGTAATAAATAAAATAGAAGAAGTTGAAAATTCACAAGAAAAATAG